CCCCTGCCGTTGCCGTTCATATAAGGCCAGTTCTCGTTCTTGGCACGTTTATTGATGGCCCTCTTCGTCACCTGCAGAATCTCCGCAAGCTCCCTGGCGGTCAGCTTCAGTTCCTTCATGGTTCGATTTCCCTGAGCAACGTGAGGCGCTTCCTTTTCCGGTCGCGGATTCGGTTGATCTCCTCATCGAGCTTTTGAATTTCAGCGCGCAACGCCTCGGGGCCTGGCAGCACAAACATCCCGACCATTTGGCACATGATGGTCAACGGGCCCATATCCCCGGTGACTCGGCAGAAGGCGGGCAGATATTCCGCAGGCACGTAGCGCCTGGAGCGTCCGTCACCTTCGTCAGGCTCCCGGGTCCAAGAATCGATCATTTCTTTGGTGATGGTTTCGCCGGCATGGTGGCTCATCTCTCCGGCAATCTGATGGCGGGACAGGGGGCAGGATTTGATGGCCTGCCGCATGGCATCACGGAGTTGGTTGGCCGCGTTAAGGGCGCCTCCAGCCCCCCGAGGCCTGGTCGAAAGGTCCTTGACCAGGTCGAAGATGCTCAATTGTTTGTCTAAACTTTTTGGATTCTTAGACATTGACCGCCAACGATTATTGGGGTAAGAAATAACCGTAATCAGTTAAGAGACCGACCGCCGCTTCCCATTGATGTAGTAGCTGGGGAAGACGATTCTGTGATCCTGCTCGATTGCATCCGCGATAGCCCGCATGACGCGGTCACTGACCCGGAACCCTCTGATCACCTCCGACACCATCGTTTCGGAGACCTCTAACTTCTTCGCCAGGGACCTCTGTGAGATCCCTCGCTTCGCGAGCTCGTATTTGATCTTCAGTGGAGTCATAGGAAACCCTTTGACGAGGAGTTGTTTTTCCTGTGGTTGATTTTTTACGGTTATATACCGCATTTATAGCGTCGTCAACCTAAAAATGCGGTTCCCAGTTGGCTATTTTTAAAGGCACGTCATATTCATGTGAACTTAATGTATTTATTGGATTATTTCTAAGCTAGGCTGGTTCCTGGTTTGGTTCCCAGAAGCGGGAACCTCATTTTTAAGGCTTTGGCAGGATGTATGGACTTTGGTGATCGCATAAAAGCTGTTAGGGGGGAGCTTTCTCAAAAGGAATTCGCCGAAAAGC
Above is a window of Desulfatiglans anilini DSM 4660 DNA encoding:
- a CDS encoding helix-turn-helix domain-containing protein gives rise to the protein MTPLKIKYELAKRGISQRSLAKKLEVSETMVSEVIRGFRVSDRVMRAIADAIEQDHRIVFPSYYINGKRRSVS